A DNA window from Vidua macroura isolate BioBank_ID:100142 chromosome 28, ASM2450914v1, whole genome shotgun sequence contains the following coding sequences:
- the TET3 gene encoding methylcytosine dioxygenase TET3 encodes MEEGPINYVEERRLNEGSGFSLVNGGQPEAGGTVLMEPSRWSPGQPPATGKAHLEDVRNLVAFSAVAEAVSSYRLPPPGSPSLLYEKFDSEMSRGRLGTADGVPRGEDLQALKAALALAKHGVKPPNCNCDGPECPDYLEWLEQKIKTALGEEPVSPRPRAAAVPPPPPPEGAIDPQPVPEAAEPCPPDSLPFSQSALTIAKEKNISLQTAIAIEALTQLSAALPQPTGDGQPPPPPPAVPFGPGPLCPPGAAWQRGDEPRYPPEPGAAPEPFFGAAPPRGNFAASWGLEAEGATGAGDPMAELEQLLGNADDYIKAAFKRPEATAGKATAPKTEPPERAPSKEAPGGPRLPPVPPEPNLHKKTQLVLQQHLHHKRSLFLEQSLAAASPPERPSGWWAPGAPAAPPKPFEKQPKEKKKKTPPEKPPPAKPLRKQVQIKKAKQKDSQPLFPPLWQISLEGFRAPADPPAEEMQTEPPPPAFPHQPLALPLPAACPPPPNPLDGVPPASDSQERGAPGGGPQIHSAPAGSTGSEEAPAAPLPVGSAPIMVDDKLEELIRQFEAEFGENFNLPPPETPAPLPGAPAPAPQGSPTAATAAGPAPTPSSAPQARPKSVSPGKGPLSEPPFTARSPKQIKIESSGAITVVSTTCFYSEESQNPDVDDVDRTPTKDEVPLTPTLSGFLESPLKYLDTPTKSLLDTPAKRAQAEFPTCDCVEQIVEKDEGPYYTHLGSGPTVASIRELMEERYGEKGKAIRIEKVIYTGKEGKSSRGCPIAKWVIRRHNQEEKLLCLVRHRAGHHCQNAVIIILILAWEGIPRTLGDTLYQELTDTLTKYGNPTSRRCGLNDDRTCACQGKDPNTCGASFSFGCSWSMYFNGCKYARSKTPRKFRLVGDNPKEEELLRRSFQDLATEVAPLYKRLAPQAYQNQVTNEDVAIDCRLGLKEGRPFSGVTACMDFCAHAHKDQHNLYNGCTVVCTLTKEDNRVVGKIPEDEQLHVLPLYKMSSTDEFGSEENQNAKVGSGAIQVLTSFPREVRKLPEPAKSCRQRQLEARRAAAERKKLQKEKLMTPEKIKQEVLELPTLQPNAGMALKGGIPPQPLKPSIKVEPQSHYNAFKYNGNAVVESYSVLGSCRPSDPYSMNSVYSYHSYYAQPNLPSVNGFHSKFALPSFGYYGFSSNHVFPSQFLNYGAPERSGSSWVSNGYEKKPDVSALQENLNHTYGNSNFPEPVPHGVRSKNHHQRTYERANRYASQQKAAAATAGAHRTSSGSEEAPAFAQNCFGSRPIKQEPPDPPPAIEPLPSAAAVPGTGLTLPAVPAHGTAPEQRWSPFKAPRGTASPERTSTAEGSWSTLAPGSGGQEKLSAFDAAVRLPPPEKQWSNVLAGEPVAAAHGSGLLPKPWSPCKLGETALAGTGTPSLLGSLGFSSALPGLPGFTEEPWGSVKVEEQRTSAPSPGLPEKPWEAAVGEKGAAGPHQEKPWDPFGLEEDLPEKAVKEEEEEEEEEEEEEEEEWSDSEHNFLDENIGGVAVAPAHGSILIECARRELHATTPLKKPNRCHPTRISLVFYQHKNLNQPNHGLALWEAKVKQLAERARARQEEAARLGLPPDAKAFAKKRKWGGALATEAPSKERRDSVPTRQAVAIPTNSAITVSSYAYTKVTGPYSRWI; translated from the exons ATGGAAGAAGGGCCAATTAATTATGTGGAAGAAAGGCGGCTGAACGAGGGCAGCGGGTTCAGCCTGGTGAATGGGGGCCAGCCGGAGGCGGGGGGTACCGTGCTGATGGAGCCCAGCAGGTGGTCACCGGGCCAGCCGCCCGCCACTGGCAAAGCCCACTTGGAAGACGTCCGGAACCTGGTGGCCTTCTCAGCGGTGGCCGAAGCCGTTTCCTCCTACCGGCTCCCGCCGCCGGGGTCGCCGTCGCTGCTGTACGAGAAGTTCGACTCGGAGATGAGCCGGGGCAGGCTGGGCACGGCGGACGGGGTGCCGCGGGGCGAGGACCTGCAAGCCCTCAAGGCCGCCCTGGCTTTGGCCAAGCACGGTGTGAAGCCCCCCAACTGCAACTGCGACGGCCCCGAGTGCCCCGACTACCTGGAATGGCTGGAGCAGAAGATCAAGACGGCTCTCGGAGAAGAGCCGGTGTCaccgcggccccgcgccgccgccgtCCCCCCGCCTCCTCCCCCAGAAGGTGCTATCGACCCCCAGCCGGTGCCTGAGGCTGCCGAGCCGTGCCCGCCCGACAGCCTCCCCTTTTCCCAGAGTGCGTTGACCATCGCCAAGGAGAAGAACATCAGCCTGCAGACCGCCATAGCCATCGAAGCCCTCACGCAGCTCTCAGccgccctgccccagcccacgGGTGATGGGCAGCCCCcaccgccgccccccgccgtCCCCTTCGGCCCTGGCCCCCTCTGCCCGCCGGGGGCCGCGTGGCAGCGAGGGGATGAGCCCCGCTACCCACCGGAGCCGGGAGCGGCACCTGAGCCATTTTTCGGCGCGGCACCTCCGCGGGGGAACTTCGCGGCCTCTTGGGGGCTGGAGGCCGAGGGGGCAACGGGGGCTGGAGACcccatggcagagctggagcagctgctgggtaaTGCTGACGACTACATCAAGGCGGCTTTCAAGAGACCCGAAGCAACGGCTGGCAAAGCGACAGCCCCCAAAACGGAACCCCCCGAGCGAGCACCCAGCAAAGAAGCACCGGGTGGGCCCCGCTTGCCGCCGGTGCCGCCGGAGCCCAACCTGCACAAGAAGACGCAGctggtcctgcagcagcacctccaccACAAGCGCAGCCTCTTCCTCGAGCAAAGCCTGGCGGCGGCGTCGCCCCCAGAGCGGCCGAGCGGCTGGTGGGCCCCTGGtgcccccgccgcgccccccaAGCCCTTCGAAAAGCAGCccaaagagaagaagaagaaaacgCCGCCTGAAAAGCCCCCGCCAGCCAAACCTCTCCGCAAGCAAGTGCAGATCAAGAAGGCGAAGCAGAAGGACTCACAGCCGCTCTTCCCGCCCCTCTGGCAGATCAGCCTGGAGGGGTTTCGGGCGCCCGCCGATCCCCCCGCCGAAGAGATGCAaacggagccgccgccgccggccttCCCGCACCAGCCTCTTGCACTACCCCTGCCCGCAGCATGCCCCCCGCCACCAAACCCCCTGGACGGCGTCCCCCCGGCTTCCGATTCTCAGGAAAGGGGTGCCCCCGGAGGGGGCCCCCAAATTCACTCGGCGCCGGCGGGCTCGACCGGCTCGGAGGAAGCGCCGGCTGCGCCCCTGCCGGTCGGCTCGGCTCCCATCATGGTGGATGACAAGTTGGAAGAGCTCATCCGACAATTTGAAGCTGAATTTGGGGAGAATTTCAACCTGCCGCCCCCTGAGACGCCTGCCCCACTGCCGGGGGCGCCAGCACCAGCCCCGCAAGGGTCTCCCACCGCGGCCACCGCCGCCGGCCCGGCTCCCACTCCCAGCAGCGCTCCCCAAGCCAGACCCAAAAGCGTCTCTCCAGGGAAGGGGCCGCTGTCAGAGCCACCCTTCACTGCCCGCTCCCCCAAACAGATCAAAATCGAGTCTTCTGGTGCTATCACCGTGGTGTCTACCACGTGTTTTTACTCTGAGGAAAGCCAAAACCCAGACGTGGACGATGTCGACAGAACGCCCACCAAGGACGAGGTGCCGCTGACGCCGACCCTGAGCGGCTTCTTGGAGTCTCCACTGAAATACCTGGACACGCCAACCAAAAGCCTCCTGGACACCCCTGCCAAGAGGGCGCAGGCTGAATTCCCCACCTGTGACTGCGTTG AGCAAATCGTGGAGAAGGATGAGGGGCCCTATTACACCCACCTGGGCTCGGGGCCCACCGTGGCCTCCATCCGGGAGCTCATGGAGGAGCG GTATGGTGAGAAGGGCAAGGCCATCCGCATCGAGAAGGTCATCTACACAGGCAAGGAGGGCAAGAGCTCCCGGGGCTGCCCCATCGCCAAGTGG GTGATCCGCAGGCACAACcaggaggagaagctgctgtgcctggtgcGGCACCGTGCCGGCCACCACTGCCAGAACGCCgtcatcatcatcctcatcctggcCTGGGAGGGCATCCCCCGCACGCTGGGGGACACGCTCTACCAGGAGCTCACCGACACCCTCACCAAGTACGGCAACCCCACCAGCCGCCGCTGCGGCCTCAACGACGA CCGGACCTGCGCATGCCAAGGCAAGGACCCCAACACCTGCGGTGCTTCCTTCTCCTTcggctgctcctggagcatgTACTTCAACGGCTGCAAATACGCCCGCAGCAAAACTCCCCGCAAGTTCAGGCTGGTGGGAGACAATCCCAAAGAG GAAGAGCTGCTCCGGAGAAGCTTTCAGGACTTGGCCACCGAGGTTGCTCCGCTTTACAAGAGGCTGGCACCGCAAGCCTACCAAAACCAG GTCACCAACGAGGATGTAGCCATCGACTGCCGGCTGGGCTTGAAGGAGGGGAGGCCGTTCTCGGGGGTGACGGCGTGCATGGACTTCTGTGCTCACGCTCACAAGGACCAGCACAACCTCTACAACGGCTGCACCGTG GTCTGCACGCTGACGAAGGAAGACAATCGTGTGGTGGGGAAAATTCCCGAAGATGAGCAGCTGCACGTCCTCCCCCTCTACAAGATGTCCAGCACGGATGAGTTCGGCAGTGAGGAGAACCAAAACGCCAAGGTGGGCAGCGGGGCCATCCAGGTGCTCACGTCCTTCCCCCGCGAGGTCCGCAAGCTGCCCGAGCCCGCCAAGTCCTGCCGGCAGCGGCAGCTGgaagccaggagagctgctgccgAGAGGAAGAAGCTGCAGAAAGAGAAACTGATGACGCCAGAGAAAATCAAGCAGGAAGTGCTCGAGCTCCCCACGCTCCAGCCAAATGCAG GTATGGCGTTGAAAGGCGGGATACCCCCGCAGCCGCTGAAACCCTCCATCAAGGTGGAACCCCAGAGCCATTACAACGCCTTCAAGTACAATGGCAACGCCGTGGTGGAGAGCTACTCGGTGCTGGGCAGCTGCCGGCCCTCTGACCCGTACAGCATGAACAGTGTTTACTCTTACCATTCCTACTATGCACAGCCCAATCTGCCTTCCGTGAACGGGTTTCACTCCAAGTTCGCACTTCCCTCCTTCGGGTATTACGGCTTTTCCAGCAACCACGTGTTCCCCTCACAGTTTCTCAATTATGGGGCGCCCGAGAGGAGCGGGAGCAGCTGGGTCAGCAATGGCTACGAGAAGAAGCCCGACGTCTCGGCGCTGCAGGAGAACCTCAATCACACCTACGGGAACAGCAATTTCCCCGAGCCCGTCCCGCATGGCGTGCGGAGCAAAAACCATCACCAGCGCACCTACGAGCGAGCCAACCGCTACGCCAGCCAGCAGAAAGCAGCGGCGGCAACGGCTGGGGCGCACAGGACTAGCTCGGGCTCGGAGGAGGCACCGGCGTTTGCACAGAACTGTTTTGGCAGCCGGCCCATCAAGCAGGAGCCTCCAGATCCCCCGCCCGCCATTGAGCCCCTTCCCAGCGCCGCGGCCGTGCCTGGCACTGGCTTAACGTTGCCGGCCGTCCCTGCGCACGGCACGGCGCCGGAGCAGCGGTGGAGCCCCTTCAAGGCGCCCCGCGGCACGGCTTCCCCTGAGAGGACTAGCACGGCCGAGGGCTCATGGAGCACGCTGGCGCCGGGCTCGGGCGGGCAGGAGAAGCTGAGCGCCTTCGACGCCGCCGTGCGCTTGCCACCGCCGGAGAAGCAGTGGTCCAACGTCCTGGCGGGAGAGCCAGTGGCGGCGGCGCACGGCTCGGGCTTGCTGCCGAAACCGTGGAGCCCCTGCAAGCTGGGGGAGACGGCGCTGGCCGGCACGGGCACCCCGAGCCtgctggggtcactggggtTCAGCtcggctctgccagggctccccGGCTTCACCGAGGAGCCTTGGGGCTCTGTGAAGGTGGAGGAGCAGAGGACATCGGCACCCAGCCCGGGGCTGCCGGAGAAGCCGTGGGAGGCAGCGGTGGGTGAGAAGGGGGCGGCAGGGCCCCACCAGGAGAAGCCGTGGGACCCCTTTGGCCTGGAGGAGGATCTGCCGGAGAAGGCagtgaaggaggaagaggaagaggaggaagaagaggaggaggaagaggaagaggagtggTCGGACAGCGAGCACAACTTCCTGGATGAGAACATCGGCGGAGTGGCCGTGGCGCCCGCCCACGGCTCCATCCTCATCGAGTGCGCCCGCCGCGAGCTCCACGCCACCACCCCACTGAAGAAACCGAACCGCTGCCACCCCACCCGCATCTCCCTCGTCTTCTACCAACACAAGAACTTGAACCAGCCCAACCACGGCCTGGCGCTGTGGGAGGCCAAGGTGAAGCAGCTGGCGGAGCGGGCTCGGGCACGGCAGGAGGAGGCGGCGCGTCTGGGGCTGCCGCCGGACGCCAAAGCCTTTGCCAAGAAGCGCAAGTGGGGCGGCGCGTTGGCGACCGAGGCACCCAGCAAGGAGAGGAGGGACTCGGTCCCCACGCGGCAGGCGGTGGCCATCCCCACCAACTCCGCCATCACTGTGTCCTCCTACGCCTACACCAAGGTGACGGGCCCCTACAGCCGCTGGATCTGA
- the BOLA3 gene encoding bolA-like protein 3 → MAAAGLSRGPLWLRCRSWRGLASGTDGESRLARLLREKFPRASAIKVVDISGGCGAMYEIHVESEEFREKRPVQQHQMVTQALSEEIKHMHGLRIFTSAPKA, encoded by the exons atggcggcggcggggctgaGCCGGGGCCCG ctctggctgcgctgCCGCTCCTGGCGGGGTTTGGCCTCCGGGACGGACGGCGAGTCGCGCCTGGCCCGGCTGCTGCGAGAGAAGTTCCCGCGGGCCTCGGCCATCAAGGTCGTGGATATCTCAG GAGGCTGCGGCGCCATGTACGAGATCCACGTGGAGTCGGAGGAGTTCCGGGAGAAGCGGCCGGTGCAGCAGCACCAGATGGTGACACAG GCCCTGAGTGAGGAGATCAAGCACATGCACGGCCTGCGCATCTTCACCTCGGCCCCCAAGGCCTGa